One window of Micropterus dolomieu isolate WLL.071019.BEF.003 ecotype Adirondacks linkage group LG13, ASM2129224v1, whole genome shotgun sequence genomic DNA carries:
- the LOC123981677 gene encoding inactive tyrosine-protein kinase PRAG1: protein MSACSDFAEHVWKPGSCKNCFHPLSAHKTVGGLGSNVPAACLKSSLGDDEEAGVTSPSPYSKPTIAVKPTMMSLDTNESMTDVNMNIEQENTKSPVERLGLKKLLDLSSLYIDGNGCNKAHREAVLQSPETKMDFNNCFSLTSISPNILPKDSMVISNIFVTQEEGRGSQSLKNNAIGDTCRQQSTTTTRTKSTYNGIGVTSRVNCQESHEASVEIPFSVDIVPSSPAAVHSNGISRGCTATITKTSSTSPTTALGLDTTSHNPPKSLHSPPVLYKQTSLSDSSCSYRSSTDSLPGAEGWGGRQIRSGSPQSPPSSGGSQSSPNSPNGQPDSEPIYAESTKKKRRPQGNGLQSHPESPNQTKNSSQCPELELSGESQRATITVMATHTEENNRTFYLSSPDSAISTQCHFSPTARKDPSSPAFRWPSPSHSAPSLVTEASLTPTLHPKPQSSPPIPPKRTTRSPKLGTSSLSPSMSSPVPLPDLPKLGTSSLSPSISSPVPLPELPMLFLVSAREGHFKVHSENHSAAVSERWHKSHFHSSGWNCRIEEEEEEEERERKEGEKKKLAAKPGTTSQVAGLVNGAAVWKEARDWTALSSPPPMTEPGTAPPTAPNNGACHGETEGTTAEEEGKHNGSMPARQPLHDGSSELLAAGKGAANNEPNPPPPPPKKLHRVCSKMSGSNMELDRCSQQGSVESPTSSLRVLSTASLPTASTDNLTADAGSRDASRMSCSSPFSRSPVASAPGSPHPPSFSSLNNQPPPLPKKEMVNRTVSAPDSTNGKPFVRAYPRLPFTGSESNVCRPADTSARSSLPSSPVDPRPIFSSNESLERCHALLGRSSRSRTLDESLKTHGRLGVHCRSSITCSSSPQLSVPFSASEQGLAPNSGSSLQLQTLLSNIDSREGVYSKLGGLYAESLRRLALKCEDHFTRSQRNLLRFEESNWSLFRLTSNKPSCNAGDAVYYSAACASDPSNSYAVKICKSPSMEAKQGHLYGLSVQQSIPPHFNLQQDCGHFLACVPQSMLPSDEVSLPTTPASSLPQPSSSASGQQVERERVVVIASEIPHQTAADFVREWEAFHRTQPEVYERRACFLLLQLCNGLEHLKEHGVTHRDICLENLLLVPHNRRPSQLPQQTTSDNSTSNGPSGVDIQRHLPRVLISNFAKAKRRSSEDAASTTVDPRIKRDHARLAPEIVSAAQYRKFDEFQTGILIYELLHQPNPFEVSPALKEQDYRCEDLPPIPSVSLYSAGLHRLAQLLLQPDPIKRIHIQEAKRILQSLLWGPRKDLMEQQWERHGQAGGFVGGSRHEGLLNWLDVKRALLMMKFAERSLEPERNAELEDWLCCQYFSSAHPLSLCHTAELLYSLK, encoded by the exons ATGTCAGCGTGTAGCGACTTTGCAGAACACGTATGGAAACCCGGCTCTTGTAAGAACTGCTTTCACCCGCTTAGTGCGCACAAGACTGTCGGAGGCCTGGGTAGCAACGTGCCTGCCGCTTGTTTGAAGAGCAGCTTGGGGGATGATGAAGAAGCTGGAGTGACATCACCTTCGCCCTACAGCAAGCCAACCATCGCTGTCAAACCCACTATGATGAGCCTTGACACCAACGAGTCGATGACTGATGTCAACATGAACATAGAGCAG GAGAACACAAAGAGCCCGGTTGAGCGTTTGGGTCTGAAGAAGCTCTTGGACCTGTCATCTCTTTACATTGACGGTAACGGATGCAACAAGGCCCATAGAGAGGCGGTTCTCCAGAGTCCTGAAACCAAGATGGACTTCAACAACTGCTTCTCTCTGACTTCCATATCCCCTAACATCCTCCCTAAAGACTCCATGGTCATCAGCAATATCTTCGTCACCCAGGAGGAGGGTAGAGGTTCTCAGAGTTTAAAGAATAATGCCATTGGAGACACCTGTAGGCAGCAGAGTACAACCACCACTAGAACCAAGAGCACTTATAATGGAATTGGTGTGACATCCAGGGTAAATTGTCAGGAGTCCCATGAGGCATCGGTGGAGATACCTTTTTCTGTGGATATTGTCCCTTCCAGTCCTGCCGCAGTTCATAGCAATGGTATCAGCAGGGGTTGTACTGCTACTATTACTAAAACATCTAGCACTTCCCCCACCACAGCCTTAGGTTTGGACACCACTAGCCACAATCCCCCAAAATCCCTCCACTCTCCTCCCGTCCTGTATAAACAGACCAGCCTATCGGACTCCTCTTGTTCTTATCGTAGTAGTACAGATTCACTTCCTGGGGCAGAGGGGTGGGGAGGAAGACAAATTAGGTCCGGGAGCCCCCAAAGCCCACCATCCAGCGGTGGCTCACAGTCATCTCCCAACTCTCCCAACGGACAGCCAGACTCAGAACCCATTTATGCGGAGAGCACCAAGAAAAAGCGCAGGCCGCAAGGAAATGGGTTGCAGTCCCATCCTGAGTCCCCAAACCAGACTAAGAACTCGTCCCAGTGCCCTGAGCTTGAGCTTTCAGGAGAGAGTCAACGGGCCACCATCACTGTAATGGCCACTCACACAGAGGAGAACAACAGGACTTTCTACCTGAGCAGTCCAGATTCAGCCATCAGCACCCAATGCCACTTCAGCCCTACAGCACGTAAAGACCCCAGCAGCCCGGCCTTCCGCTGGCCCAGCCCCAGCCACAGCGCTCCCTCTTTGGTCACTGAAGCCAGCCTTACACCAACTCTCCACCCTAAGCCTCAGTCTAGCCCACCCATTCCCCCCAAAAGGACCACCCGTTCCCCTAAACTGGGAACCTCTAGCCTCTCACCATCCATGTCTTCTCCAGTCCCTCTTCCTGATCTCCCCAAACTGGGCACCTCCAGCCTCTCACCATCCATCTCGTCTCCTGTCCCTCTCCCTGAACTCCCAATGCTTTTTCTAGTCTCTGCTAGAGAGGGCCACTTCAAGGTCCATTCAGAGAACCACAGCGCAGCAGTGTCCGAACGCTGGCACAAGTCCCACTTTCACAGTTCTGGTTGGAACTGTCGCatcgaggaagaagaggaggaggaggagagagagcggaaagagggggagaagaagaagctggCCGCCAAGCCAGGGACAACCTCTCAGGTGGCAGGCCTGGTCAATGGTGCCGCTGTCTGGAAGGAGGCCAGGGACTGGACGGCTCTCAGCAGCCCCCCTCCGATGACAGAGCCAGGCACGGCCCCCCCCACTGCCCCTAACAATGGTGCCTGTCATGGGGAGACTGAGGGCACCACTGCAGAGGAGGAGGGCAAGCATAACGGGAGCATGCCTGCCAGGCAACCGTTGCATGACGGCTCATCAGAGTTGCTGGCAGCAGGGAAGGGAGCTGCCAACAATGAACCCAATCCACCACCTCCCCCACCTAAGAAACTTCACAG AGTGTGCAGTAAGATGAGTGGCAGCAACATGGAGCTGGACCGCTGCAGCCAACAAGGGTCAGTAGAGAGCCCTACTTCATCTCTGCGGGTCCTGAGCACTGCCAGCCTACCCACTGCCTCCACTGACAACCTGACTGCTGACGCTG gTTCTCGGGATGCTTCACGGATGTCATGTTCCTCTCCATTTTCCAGAAGTCCGGTGGCCTCAGCCCCGGGGTCTCCTCACCCACCCTCTTTTAGCAGCTTAAATAACCAGCCACCTCCTCTACCGAAGAAAGAAATGGTCAACCGCACCGTGTCGGCTCCCGATAGCACAAATGGAAAACCCTTTGTCCGAGCGTACCCACGCCTCCCATTCACTGGCTCAGAGAGCAACGTGTGTCGACCTGCTGACACTAGCGCCCGGTCCAGTTTACCGTCCAGCCCTGTTGACCCGCGACCCATTTTTTCTTCCAACGAGTCCCTGGAGCGTTGCCATGCCCTGCTAGGCCGATCCTCAAGGTCCCGGACTCTGGATGAGTCACTGAAGACTCACGGGCGTCTAGGTGTCCACTGCCGAAGCAGCATCACGTGCTCCTCTTCCCCGCAGCTCAGCGTGCCCTTCTCAGCTTCAGAACAGGGTTTGGCACCAAATTCGGGTTCCAGCCTGCAGCTCCAGACCCTTCTGAGTAACATAGACAGTAGGGAGGGAGTGTACTCCAAACTGGGAGGCCTGTATGCTGAGTCTCTGCGACGCTTGGCTCTAAAATGTGAGGATCACTTCACTCGCTCCCAGAGGAACCTGCTTAGGTTTGAGGAGAGCAACTGGTCTCTGTTCAGGCTCACCTCTAACAAGCCGAGCTGCAACGCAGGAGATGCTGTCTACTACTCTGCTGCCTGTGCCTCAGACCCCAGCAACTCCTACGCTGTAAAG ATCTGTAAGAGTCCATCCATGGAGGCCAAACAGGGCCATCTCTATGGTCTGTCAGTGCAGCAGAGTATTCCCCCCCACTTCAACCTCCAGCAGGACTGTGGCCACTTTCTCGCTTGTGTCCCCCAGAGTATGTTGCCTTCTGACGAAGTCTCTCTGCCCACCACGCCTGCTTCCTCGCTGCCTCAGCCCTCCTCGTCTGCATCTGGCCAACAGGTAGAGCGGGAACGAGTAGTGGTCATCGCCTCTGAGATCCCTCACCAGACAGCAGCTGACTTCGTCCGGGAGTGGGAAGCGTTCCATAGAACTCAGCCAGAGGTCTATGAGCGCCGTGCATGTTTCCTCCTCCTGCAACTCTGCAATGGCCTGGAGCACTTGAAGGAGCACGGGGTCACGCACCGCGACATCTGCCTCGAAAACCTGTTGTTGGTGCCTCATAATCGTAGGCCGTCCCAGCTCCCCCAACAGACCACCTCTGACAACAGCACCAGTAACGGTCCAAGTGGTGTGGACATTCAGCGTCACCTTCCCCGGGTCCTCATCAGCAACTTCGCCAAGGCCAAGCGTCGCTCTTCAGAGGATGCTGCCTCAACCACTGTGGATCCTCGCATCAAACGTGACCACGCCAGATTGGCGCCTGAGATTGTCTCAGCCGCCCAGTACCGTAAATTTGACGAGTTCCAGACAGGCATCTTGATCTACGAGCTCCTCCATCAACCCAACCCATTTGAGGTGAGTCCAGCTCTGAAGGAACAAGACTACCGCTGCGAGGACTTGCCGCCAAtcccctctgtctccctgtaCTCGGCTGGCCTCCACAGGCTGGCTCAGCTCCTGCTCCAGCCTGACCCCATCAAACGCATCCATATCCAGGAGGCCAAGCGCATACTGCAGAGCCTCCTCTGGGGCCCAAGGAAGGATCTGATGGAGCAGCAGTGGGAGAGACACGGACAAGCGGGGGGCTTTGTCGGCGGATCCCGACATGAGGGCCTCCTCAACTGGCTGGATGTGAAACGGGCCCTGCTGATGATGAAGTTCGCAGAGCGTTCACTGGAGCCCGAGAGGAACGCGGAGCTGGAGGACTGGTTGTGCTGTCAGTACTTTTCCTCGGCtcaccctctgtctctctgccatACTGCTGAACTACTCTACTCTCTAAAGTGA
- the edf1 gene encoding endothelial differentiation-related factor 1 homolog produces the protein MAESDWDTVTVLRKKGPTAAQSKSKQAITIAQRRGEDVETTKKWSAGQNKQHLVTKNTAKLDRETEELHHERVPLEVGKVIQLGRQEKGMTQKDLATKINEKPQVIADYECGRAIPNNQVMGKIERVIGLKLRGKDIGQPLEAKSKKK, from the exons ATGGCAGAAAGTGACTGGGATACCGTGACTGTCTTGAGGAAGAAGGGGCCGACTGCTGCCCAGTCCAAATCCAAGCAG GCTATCACCATTGCTCAGAGACGTGGGGAGGATGTTGAGACAaccaagaaat GGTCTGCAGggcagaacaaacagcatcttgtCACAAAGAACACAGCCAAACTGGACCGGGAAACAGAGGAGCTACACCATGAAAGGGTCCCCCTAGAGGTGGGCAAGGTCATTCAGCTAGGCAGACAGGAGAAAGGCATGACCCAGAAAGACCTGGCCACT AAAATTAACGAAAAGCCTCAAGTCATCGCGGACTATGAGTGTGGGAGAGCAATTCCCAATAACCAGGTCATGGGCAAGATAGAGCGAGTAATTG GGTTGAAACTGCGTGGGAAGGATATTGGCCAACCCCTAGAGGCAAAATCCAAGAAGAAATGA